The Micromonospora sediminicola genome contains a region encoding:
- a CDS encoding glycoside hydrolase family 44 protein gives MLVRPTTALLPVVLATALGGLALPEPALAAAGPALAVDTTANRHPISPYVYGMNFADEALARELRLPVHRYGGNATTRYNFRNDTTNRASDWYFENIPNDNPDPGSLPKGSESDRFVQRNKATGAATVMTVPMLGWIAKDRAKACGFSVATYGPQQSTDPWAPDCGNGRKPDGSLVTGNDPEDTSVAVGPEYATDFVNHLKGQFGAAADGGVQFYNLDNEPDLWHSTHRDVRPTGLGYDELRDRTYAYAAAIKAADPGAKTLGPVGWGLNSIFYSGLDQDTCSRTGCWSNPPDKAAHGGQDLGPWYLDRMREYEQQHGTRILDYFDIHLYPQQSGVFGDAAGDADTQALRLRSTRQLWDPTYVDESWINQPVRFIPRMRELVDQHYPGTKIAMTEYNWGGHGSLNGALAQADVLGIFGREGLDLATLWTAPQADQPVANAFRIYRDYDGKGGAFGETSVKATSADQGKLAVYAAERAADKALTLVVVNKTGDDLTSPLTLTGVSADTAQVYRYSGANLAGVVREADQPVTAGGLTATFPANSITHLVLPRGTTPGDTTAPTAPGRPTAGTVTADSVALTWTPSTDDTGVTGYDVHRVDATGTVKVGGATGTSYTVSGLTPDTSYTFVVTARDAAGNVSTASPGLTVRTAPTAPTGRCTVGWTANSWPGGFTATVTIRNTGATAIDGWKLAFDFPTAGQKIGQGWSATWKQNGTSVTAESMTWNGRLAPGATTSIGVNGTWSGTNPAPAAFTLNGQRCG, from the coding sequence ATGCTCGTGCGTCCCACCACCGCACTGCTCCCGGTCGTGCTGGCCACGGCCCTCGGCGGCCTGGCCCTGCCGGAGCCCGCCCTGGCCGCGGCCGGCCCGGCACTGGCCGTCGACACCACCGCCAACCGGCACCCGATCAGTCCGTACGTCTACGGCATGAACTTCGCCGACGAGGCCCTCGCCCGGGAGCTGCGGCTGCCGGTGCACCGGTACGGCGGCAACGCCACCACCCGCTACAACTTCCGCAACGACACCACCAACCGGGCCTCGGACTGGTACTTCGAGAACATCCCGAACGACAACCCGGACCCGGGCAGTCTGCCCAAGGGCTCGGAGAGCGACCGGTTCGTGCAGCGGAACAAGGCCACCGGCGCCGCCACGGTCATGACCGTGCCGATGCTCGGGTGGATCGCCAAGGACCGGGCGAAGGCGTGCGGCTTCAGCGTGGCCACGTACGGGCCGCAGCAGTCCACCGACCCCTGGGCGCCGGACTGCGGCAACGGCAGGAAGCCCGACGGGAGCCTGGTCACCGGCAACGACCCGGAGGACACCAGCGTCGCGGTCGGCCCGGAATACGCGACCGACTTCGTCAACCACCTCAAGGGGCAGTTCGGCGCCGCCGCCGACGGCGGCGTCCAGTTCTACAACCTGGACAACGAGCCGGACCTGTGGCACTCCACCCACCGCGACGTCCGCCCGACGGGCCTGGGCTACGACGAGCTGCGCGACCGCACCTACGCGTACGCCGCCGCGATCAAGGCCGCCGACCCCGGCGCGAAGACACTCGGTCCGGTCGGTTGGGGCCTGAACTCGATCTTCTACTCGGGGCTGGACCAGGACACCTGCTCGCGCACCGGATGCTGGTCGAACCCGCCGGACAAGGCCGCGCACGGCGGCCAGGACCTCGGCCCGTGGTACCTGGACCGGATGCGCGAGTACGAGCAGCAGCACGGCACCCGGATCCTCGACTACTTCGACATTCACCTCTACCCGCAGCAGTCGGGTGTGTTCGGTGACGCCGCCGGCGACGCCGACACCCAGGCGCTGCGGCTGCGCTCGACCCGCCAGCTCTGGGACCCGACGTACGTGGACGAGAGTTGGATCAACCAGCCGGTCCGCTTCATCCCCCGGATGCGGGAACTGGTCGACCAGCACTACCCGGGCACGAAGATCGCGATGACCGAGTACAACTGGGGCGGCCACGGGTCGCTCAACGGCGCGCTGGCCCAGGCCGACGTGCTCGGCATCTTCGGCCGCGAAGGGCTCGACCTGGCCACCCTCTGGACCGCACCCCAGGCCGACCAGCCGGTGGCCAACGCCTTCCGCATCTACCGCGACTACGACGGCAAGGGCGGCGCGTTCGGTGAGACCTCCGTCAAGGCGACCAGCGCCGACCAGGGCAAGCTGGCCGTGTACGCCGCCGAGCGCGCCGCCGACAAGGCACTGACCCTGGTCGTGGTCAACAAGACCGGCGACGACCTGACGAGCCCGCTCACGCTCACCGGTGTCTCCGCCGACACCGCCCAGGTCTACCGCTACAGCGGGGCGAACCTCGCCGGCGTCGTCCGGGAGGCCGACCAGCCGGTGACCGCCGGCGGCCTCACCGCCACCTTCCCGGCCAACTCGATCACCCACCTGGTGCTGCCGCGCGGCACCACGCCCGGCGACACCACGGCGCCGACCGCCCCCGGCAGGCCGACCGCCGGCACGGTCACCGCCGACAGCGTCGCACTGACCTGGACGCCGTCCACCGACGACACCGGCGTGACCGGCTACGACGTGCACCGGGTCGACGCCACCGGCACGGTGAAGGTGGGTGGCGCCACCGGCACCTCGTACACCGTGAGCGGGTTGACCCCGGACACCTCGTACACCTTCGTGGTCACCGCGCGTGACGCGGCGGGCAACGTCTCGACGGCCTCGCCCGGCCTGACCGTGCGGACCGCGCCCACCGCCCCGACCGGCCGCTGCACGGTCGGCTGGACGGCGAACAGCTGGCCCGGCGGCTTCACCGCCACCGTCACCATCAGAAACACCGGCGCCACCGCCATCGACGGCTGGAAACTCGCCTTCGACTTCCCCACCGCCGGCCAGAAGATCGGCCAGGGCTGGTCGGCCACCTGGAAACAGAACGGCACCAGCGTCACCGCCGAGAGCATGACCTGGAACGGCAGGCTCGCCCCCGGCGCCACCACCAGCATCGGCGTCAACGGCACCTGGAGCGGCACCAACCCGGCGCCCGCCGCCTTCACCCTCAACGGTCAACGGTGCGGCTGA
- a CDS encoding YybH family protein: MTTDQAKQELRELIEERVAAVARRDAETLAAHQAADVLAFNVLPPLRLRGADQVAPQTRAWFDAYASGPGYEVRDLQVDADGDLGYCAFLYHVTGRLRSGMDVSMWVRATLVCHRRDGRWVVVHDHESIPWDPETGQGLAGLDPDA, translated from the coding sequence ATGACGACCGACCAGGCGAAGCAGGAGCTGCGGGAGCTGATCGAGGAGCGCGTGGCGGCAGTGGCGCGCCGCGACGCCGAGACGCTTGCCGCCCACCAGGCCGCGGACGTGCTCGCCTTCAACGTCCTGCCCCCGCTGCGACTACGAGGTGCCGACCAGGTGGCACCCCAGACCCGGGCGTGGTTCGACGCGTACGCCAGCGGCCCGGGCTACGAGGTCCGGGACCTCCAGGTCGACGCCGACGGCGACCTCGGCTACTGCGCCTTCCTCTACCACGTCACGGGACGGTTGCGGTCGGGCATGGACGTCTCCATGTGGGTACGCGCCACGCTCGTGTGCCACAGGCGCGACGGGCGGTGGGTCGTCGTCCACGACCACGAGTCGATTCCGTGGGACCCGGAGACAGGTCAGGGTCTGGCCGGCCTCGATCCCGACGCGTGA
- a CDS encoding class I SAM-dependent methyltransferase → MTTDRWARWLSARRDGGDATLRARHATDLAGFRDGVLDRADLKPDDVLLDVGCGTGLIGFGALDRLGPDGRVIFSDVSPDLLDQCRRTADGDERCRFVRAPAEDLAGVADASVDVVTTRSVLIYSDRKATAFAEFFRVLRPGGRLSLFEPINRFALRHRPDDLFGWAGTPVDDLVAKVSDVYRDRTEAVERPMVDFDERDLMAWAEASGFEAIELDYRARLDAPAEPISDWEALKRTAPNPLAPTYGEAIAAALTDDERERLDACMTALAAAGTPMRRTAATAFLRARRPDRNR, encoded by the coding sequence ATGACGACCGACAGGTGGGCCCGGTGGTTGTCGGCGCGCCGAGACGGCGGCGACGCCACCCTGCGCGCCCGGCACGCCACCGACCTCGCCGGGTTCCGCGACGGCGTTCTCGACCGGGCCGATCTGAAGCCCGACGACGTCCTCCTCGATGTCGGATGCGGCACCGGACTGATCGGGTTCGGCGCGCTCGACCGTCTCGGCCCGGACGGCCGGGTCATCTTCAGCGACGTCTCGCCGGACCTGCTCGACCAGTGCCGGCGGACCGCCGACGGCGACGAGCGGTGCCGCTTCGTCCGGGCGCCGGCCGAAGACCTCGCCGGCGTCGCCGACGCCTCCGTCGACGTCGTCACCACCCGGTCGGTGCTCATCTACTCCGACCGCAAGGCCACCGCGTTCGCGGAGTTCTTCCGGGTGCTGCGGCCGGGCGGAAGGCTCTCGCTCTTCGAGCCGATCAACCGCTTTGCGCTGCGGCACCGCCCCGACGATCTGTTCGGCTGGGCAGGCACGCCGGTCGACGACCTGGTGGCCAAGGTCAGCGACGTCTACCGGGACCGAACCGAAGCTGTCGAGCGGCCGATGGTCGACTTCGACGAACGCGACCTCATGGCCTGGGCGGAGGCTTCGGGTTTCGAGGCGATCGAGCTGGACTACCGCGCCCGGCTCGACGCTCCCGCCGAGCCGATCAGCGACTGGGAGGCGCTCAAGCGGACGGCCCCCAACCCCCTGGCCCCGACGTACGGCGAGGCCATTGCCGCCGCGTTGACCGACGACGAGCGCGAGCGCCTCGACGCGTGCATGACCGCCCTGGCGGCGGCCGGCACGCCGATGCGGCGCACGGCGGCCACGGCGTTCCTCCGCGCACGGCGTCCCGACCGGAACCGCTGA